The following proteins are co-located in the Pomacea canaliculata isolate SZHN2017 linkage group LG8, ASM307304v1, whole genome shotgun sequence genome:
- the LOC112569806 gene encoding uncharacterized protein LOC112569806 isoform X2, with protein MAESENVQLDTNIFVKQLTRVCSAPNAATVTTTTTTNSSNNGHSSSSAVGAGDRCSLSDNGGGGVGIRRSMASRQHSASCDSRASSSDTYKHRSFEDSLDTTRLTWRQPQESRQESRQATLSDDLEEDPDVRNASMESLYSSSDRDSELDAMPATYTAAECTTTSSRRARFMQQRDQQRDMRRPLLRQALLGSSIGSNSCGGGGGRRDHRGSVLGGSEVLAGHYPTYGSCGVGSGGNSSMLGMASGLMQMQMLMMPCSASTGDLDKINTSMDDPGEELPARLLARRKSVSLLNLTPPGRPAYLEHDLPPDTPPGEPGEPFLDDTLLDGNMADILFSVEALWPKK; from the exons ATGGCTGAGAGCGAGAACGTCCAGCTGGACACCAACATCTTCGTCAAGCAGCTCACCAGGGTGTGCAGCGCCCCCAACGCCGCCACtgtcaccactaccaccaccaccaacagcagcaacaacggccacagcagcagcagcgcggTGGGTGCCGGAGACAGGTGCAGTCTGAGCGACaacggaggaggaggagtaggaaTCCGGAGGTCGATGGCTTCGAGGCAACATTCCGCCTCGTGCGATTCACGCGCGAGTTCTTCCGATACCTACAAACACAG ATCCTTCGAAGACTCGCTCGACACCACGCGTTTGACGTGGCGGCAGCCGCAGGAGTCCCGCCAGGAGTCCCGCCAGGCCACCCTCAGCGATGACCTGGAGGAGGACCCGGATGTGCGCAATGCCTCCATGGAGAGTCTGTACAGCAGCTCGGACCGCGACAGCGAGCTAGACGCCATGCCAGCCACTTACACCGCTGCCGAATGCACGACGACAAGCTCACGGCGAGCACGCTTCATGCAGCAGCGGGACCAGCAGCGCGACATGAGGCGACCCTTGCTGCGCCAGGCCCTGCTGGGCTCCTCCATCGGCAGCAACTCCTGCGGGGGCGGCGGGGGACGGCGGGACCACAGAGGCAGCGTCTTGGGGGGCAGCGAGGTCCTGGCAGGCCACTACCCCACCTACGGTAGCTGCGGGGTGGGTAGCGGCGGTAACAGCAGCATGCTGGGCATGGCGTCTGGCTTGATGCAGATGCAGATGCTGATGATGCCATGCAGCGCCAGTACCGGCGACCTGGACAAGATCAACACGTCCATGGACGACCCCGGGGAGGAGCTGCCCGCCAGGCTCCTGGCCCGCCGCAAGAGCGTGAGCCTGCTCAACCTGACTCCTCCCGGGCGACCCGCTTACCTGGAGCACGACCTTCCCCCAGACACCCCTCCTGGAGAGCCTGGCGAACCGTTCCTTGATGACACCCTCCTAGACGGAAACATGGCAGATATACTGTTTTCTGTGGAAGCACTGTGGcccaaaaaatga
- the LOC112569806 gene encoding uncharacterized protein LOC112569806 isoform X1: MGNHNSNGRRDQRRQRQNNNVCGGVAVQALRRVEELRGPPVDAYDKLIAWLAEMAESENVQLDTNIFVKQLTRVCSAPNAATVTTTTTTNSSNNGHSSSSAVGAGDRCSLSDNGGGGVGIRRSMASRQHSASCDSRASSSDTYKHRSFEDSLDTTRLTWRQPQESRQESRQATLSDDLEEDPDVRNASMESLYSSSDRDSELDAMPATYTAAECTTTSSRRARFMQQRDQQRDMRRPLLRQALLGSSIGSNSCGGGGGRRDHRGSVLGGSEVLAGHYPTYGSCGVGSGGNSSMLGMASGLMQMQMLMMPCSASTGDLDKINTSMDDPGEELPARLLARRKSVSLLNLTPPGRPAYLEHDLPPDTPPGEPGEPFLDDTLLDGNMADILFSVEALWPKK; this comes from the exons TCCAAGCCTTGCGGCGCGTGGAGGAGCTGCGCGGCCCGCCGGTAGATGCATACGACAAGCTGATCGCCTGGCTGGCTGAGATGGCTGAGAGCGAGAACGTCCAGCTGGACACCAACATCTTCGTCAAGCAGCTCACCAGGGTGTGCAGCGCCCCCAACGCCGCCACtgtcaccactaccaccaccaccaacagcagcaacaacggccacagcagcagcagcgcggTGGGTGCCGGAGACAGGTGCAGTCTGAGCGACaacggaggaggaggagtaggaaTCCGGAGGTCGATGGCTTCGAGGCAACATTCCGCCTCGTGCGATTCACGCGCGAGTTCTTCCGATACCTACAAACACAG ATCCTTCGAAGACTCGCTCGACACCACGCGTTTGACGTGGCGGCAGCCGCAGGAGTCCCGCCAGGAGTCCCGCCAGGCCACCCTCAGCGATGACCTGGAGGAGGACCCGGATGTGCGCAATGCCTCCATGGAGAGTCTGTACAGCAGCTCGGACCGCGACAGCGAGCTAGACGCCATGCCAGCCACTTACACCGCTGCCGAATGCACGACGACAAGCTCACGGCGAGCACGCTTCATGCAGCAGCGGGACCAGCAGCGCGACATGAGGCGACCCTTGCTGCGCCAGGCCCTGCTGGGCTCCTCCATCGGCAGCAACTCCTGCGGGGGCGGCGGGGGACGGCGGGACCACAGAGGCAGCGTCTTGGGGGGCAGCGAGGTCCTGGCAGGCCACTACCCCACCTACGGTAGCTGCGGGGTGGGTAGCGGCGGTAACAGCAGCATGCTGGGCATGGCGTCTGGCTTGATGCAGATGCAGATGCTGATGATGCCATGCAGCGCCAGTACCGGCGACCTGGACAAGATCAACACGTCCATGGACGACCCCGGGGAGGAGCTGCCCGCCAGGCTCCTGGCCCGCCGCAAGAGCGTGAGCCTGCTCAACCTGACTCCTCCCGGGCGACCCGCTTACCTGGAGCACGACCTTCCCCCAGACACCCCTCCTGGAGAGCCTGGCGAACCGTTCCTTGATGACACCCTCCTAGACGGAAACATGGCAGATATACTGTTTTCTGTGGAAGCACTGTGGcccaaaaaatga